The following is a genomic window from Lactococcus carnosus.
GATAAGGCAACGAAAGCGACAAGCATCTCGTAGTCTTGTCCACCAAATACCATGACTGGGCTCTTAGCAGGTAAGTTTAAGCTATCAATATATGCAGCAAGACTATCTGAATCTTGCTTCAGTTGGGCGTAGGTATTTTGTTTACCTAACATATCATAAACTGGTTTTTGGGGTTGCGTGCGTGCGTAATGATCAAGTGTCACTATAAAGTCTGAAACGGGCATGTCTATTCTTCTTTCTGTGTGATTAAAATTCATTATAGATAAAATTACCTTGTCCAGCTCCAGTGTAACTGAAGAAGTAGAGGAGAGCTAAAAAAATAAAGAAGTAGAGGATAGTCTGTAAAATAAATTTGATGATTGGCCACTTATTTTGTTGTGGCAAGTTTATGATGTAATGAATCACTTTAGTCTCCTGTTGTGTTCAACCTGTTAGCAGACAGTGTACTGTCTATCTTAAGGTATCTGTTTTGCTTATGATTATTACATTATAGCAAAAC
Proteins encoded in this region:
- a CDS encoding teichoic acid D-Ala incorporation-associated protein DltX; the protein is MIKFILQTILYFFIFLALLYFFSYTGAGQGNFIYNEF